The Paenibacillus wynnii DNA window CCGCTAAATGAAGGCGCCAGTAGTTCTATACCTATTTTGATCTGATGGATGGCACGGTCGGATACCCTTCCGGCAATACCGCTACCCTTAGAAGCTGCCTCTGTAATTATCGGTGTGAATTGTGCAAATGTTCGGTCGCGTGATCTTCGGTCTTCCGTAAAGCCTTGGCGTGCCAAGCTGTGAAGTTCTTGAAGAGTATGTACTTTCCAATGTTCTAACATCGAATGGATGAGTGCTGAATCGCTCTCGACCCCGTTGCCAGCCAATACCTCGTATACGGTGTCATAGGCAATGAGTCTTGCTGCGCTTGGCGCGTAATGATGGAAGTTGAAGTTCCGTATGTATTGTCCGTCTTCTGTTAAAGCCGTTACGATAGAGCCGGTGCCTGACAAGGCAACAATCCCTGGTTTCGTTAGGAGAGCGCCGTAATGCGCGGCGACAGCGTCGTTGAAATGCGACCTCGGACAGGTGAGGCCTTCAACAGCGGTTAGTTCCTGCACCCACTCCAGGTCCTCTTCTGTGTCATATCCTGCTATTCCGGCAGCCAACCCGCGAACCTGTTGGAATTCTTTACCCGCAGCTGCTAGAGCTTCTATTATCGCTTGATTCACATTTTGCTTAGCCTGCAGGTCTCTATATACAGAGGCAGAACCTGTTTCCATGTAAGATAGTACGTTTCCCATCAGGTCACTAACCATAATTCGGGTATGGGTTCCTCCCCCGTCAATTCCTATCACAACATCCTGTGTCTCCAGCATAAATAGAAGCCCCCTAAGCCCTCAGCTAATCTTTGCTTCCATTATACGATAGCTGAGGGGCCAGGCGGCGACATTTATGCTCTTTTAACCCCCAACGCTTCGATTTTCTTCAGCCACTTCTCTCGAACGTCTTTAGGTGAGGTTTTCACCATCCCTATCTCAGTAATCCACACGGGCTTTACTCCGCAAAATTGTAGGATTGCTCGCTTCATAATGAGATGTCCAGCCCGTTTAAGCACCAATCGGTAGTACCATGGTGGAGAATCCATCGTCACAATAAGGCGTGCGGTTTTGCCCTTCAATAGTTTTTCGATCGAGTAGGAATTAGGTTTCGTATTAAATGAATACCCGGGAAGAAATACCCGGTCAATGAAGCCCTTTAATATGGCAGGCATGGTTCCCCACCAATTCGGATAGACGAATACAAGATGATCCGCCCAGCGAATAGTCTCTTGTGCTGTTATTAAATCTTTTTCCAGTTCGGTTCGTTGCTGATACCCATGTTTAAGATTAGGTTCAAAGCTGATGTCGCCAAGATCGATTACACGAACGTCCGCGCCCGTGCCCACAGCACCTTTGGCGTAGGCTACGGCTAAGGCGTTGCAATAACTTTTGCGATTGGGATGTCCTATAATAACCGCTATATTGTTCTTCAATTGTATTCCTCCTTCACCGTGATAAGATGGATATACTGCAATCATAAGTCTGGAGCTCGGCGCAACAAATGATGAAAAGCGCAAAAATCTTGTTCTTTTGTGCAAATAAAGGAGGAGAGTCCCGATTGAATAGTCATGGCGTGTCTGTGTCTTTTCTATTTCCTGTCATGAAAACGCTGGTGCACAGAGGTTATGATTGGAATGCTTTCTGCGAATATGCTGCCATAGACACCAGCTTACTGCTAAACACAGAGGCGCGTATTCCAGCCGAGGATTTTGAACGTATAGTTAAGGCAGCCGCTTTATATACAGAGGATGAGTGGTTTGGTTTGCATCAGGGACAGGGTATGAGTATTTCTGATTTAGGAGTTCTCGGTTATGTCATGCTGCATTCGAAGACATTGGGTCAGGCATTGGCGGCCTATCAACAATACAATTTTATTATTTGCAGCGGATTTAATGCAGATCTAGAGGTGGAGGGGGAGGATATCCTTATCTCTATGGTCCTCCATAATTCATCTAAAGCCCCCAGCCGTCACTGTATAGAGGATATGACCGTTTCTTTCTATCGAATGATGCTCGGCTTAAGCTGTAGAGCCATTCCTGTGAAGGACGTTCATTTCATGCATAGTCCACCTTCCCGTACAGATGAATATATAGCTGCGTTTGGATGGGTACCGCAGTTTAATCAGAAGTCCAATACTCTGCGCCTTGGCAAAGAAATTCTGGATTATCCTGTGTTAAGTGCGGACCCGCGCCTGCTGGGAATCTTTGAAGCTATCGCCGAGGAGGTTCGCACTAAGCTTACTCAGGGCACCGTACTTACGGAGGAATTGAACCGATGGATTATTGAGTGTATGCCGACTCACTTTCCTACTCTGCAGGAGGCAGCCAGGTATATGCGAATGAGTGTAAGGACACTGCAAGCCAAGCTTAAGAAGGAGAATACCGCCTATAACCGTATGGCCAATGAGGTTCGCAAAGAACTTGCGCTCCGTTATCTGGATAAGCCGGAATACACGATCGCTGAAATAGCGTATCTGCTCCATTTTTCTGAGCCAAGTGCCTTGCAGTCCGCTTTTAGAAAGTGGATGGGGGTTACGCCGGGAGAATATAGACAACGTGCAGCAGTCGCGTCTAGATAGATTCAATCTATATATAAGAACAAAATGAGGTGAGCAAATGTTATTGGTAAGCTCCTGCCTGGCAGGACTTGAGGTTCGATACAACGGCACGCATAGTTTAAACCATAGAATTCATGAGTTGGTTCGGGAAGGCAAAGCCATGATGGTATGTCCCGAGTTGTTAGGAGGGTTATCCACGCCGAGGGAGCCTGCTGAAATTGTGGGTGGTGATGGAGAAGATGTGCTGAATGGAACCGCCAGAGTTAGAATAGAGTCGGGCAGGGACGTGACAGATGCCTTTATAAAGGGAGCCTACGAGACCCTTAGGATAGCCAAGGAAGTGGGCGCCTCAATAGTTGTTCTGAAGCAAAACAGTCCCTCCTGCGGAAGCACCCACATCTATAATGGTGAATTCTCGAACACAAAAATACCCGGATATGGCGTTACCGCAGCTTTGTTAATCAGAAACGGTATTAAGGTTATATCTGAGAACAACCTGTCGGAAGTGCTTGAAACCCTTTGATGAATGAAATCAGTTGAATTGTCCACAATAAGCAGGATGTTCAATTGATGCTCAAAGGAGAATATAGTTCATGAGAAGCCGTTTTTTGAAGTTAACCCTGTTAGGCATGTTTATCGTTTCGATGATCAGCCCGGCAGCGGGAGCAACAGCCAGAGCATTAGAGGATAAAGAGGTTCATGCACACAGCCAATGTTTGAGCCCGTCAATGGTGCAGCTAAACAGCAACCTTAGGAAGCTTTGGATCGACCATGTGATATGGACCCGGAGCTACATTGTCAGTGCACTTGCGGGTTTGGACGATCAGGAACAGGTACTTGCAAGGCTTCTGCAGAATCAGCAGGATCTTGGGAATGCGATAAAGCCTTATTACGGGGAAGAAGCTGGCAATAAGTTGGCTGGTCTCCTGAAAGAGCATATTCTTATTGCGGGAAAAATAGTAGCAGCTGCAAAAAGTGGAAATCAGGCGGATGTAGCAAAGTACAACAAAGATTGGTATAGAAATGCCGATGATATCGCTCAGTTTCTCAGCAGCGCTAACACGAATTGGACGAATAAAGACTTGAAGGATCTACTGTATCAGCATTTACAGTTGTTAACTGAGAATGTGGTGGCAAGGCTCGGCAAGAATTGGGATGCAGATATCAAAGCGTTTGATAAAGGGGAGAACCATATTATCAAGCTAGCCGACGTTCTCTCGGCAGGAATTATCAAGCAATTTCCCGATCAATTTAAATAAGTGAAATAGGAGTAAGATCAAGGCAGCTGTCCGAAGACAGCTTGCTTCATATTAAAAACCACCAAAAGTGAGCAAAGCAGCGCTACTCCGGTTATTGGAGAAGCGCTGCTTTGCGTTTTTGTTCATTGAAGGCTTACATTAGCAGACCATTTGCAAGTGAAAGCCAACGGTTAAGTATACGGCGGCAAATCGTCTACCTACATGGGTTTCAATAGGTATAGTTGCACAACGTACACTTATATTTCTCACTTAGCACACTTAAGGGTGGTTAATTGCACTTTCTACACTTATTTTTGAGTATTCCGGGGTTTAACCGACATATTCTTGTTTTTAGTTGCACAAAGTACATCTATCGATACATCACAGCGCCAAAAGCTAGAAATAAGTGTATAAAATCAGACTGTTGAGAAAGTCCGAATTTCAACACGACACCGCGTTAATTTGGTATAATATAGATAACTTTGCTAGAAAGCGCGGTGTCTTATGTTAAACGAAAAAGATCAAGGGGATAGCGGAAAATATCAAATGGAGATGGTTTGTTTAGACCAGTTGGTTCCCTCCGATCACCTCCTTCGTTTGGTCGAAAAACATGTGGATTTTTCGTTCATTACCGAAAAGGTACGCCCTTATTATAGTGCAACCCAAGGAAGACCTTCGATTCCACCCATCCGTTTATTCAAAATGATGCTGATTGGCTACCTGTTTAACATTCGTTCCGAACGCATCCTTGAGCAGGACATTAACGTTAACCTTGCCTACCGGTGGTTTTTAGGCCTGGGCCTTAGTGAACCAGTTCCGGACCATTCCACGATTAGTTATAACCGGAATGGACGATTTCAGGGAACCGATGTCTTCCAGGAAATCTTCGACGAAGTGGTGCGGCTTGCCATTTCCCACCGCATGATTGCGGGGCGGCTCTTAATTACAGATTCGACGCACATCGAGGCGAATGCCAATAAAAATCGTTATACGCAGCAAATGACGAGTGAGTCCCCGCACGCCTATCTGCAAGAGTTGGAGACCGCAGTCCATGAAAGCCGCCGTGCTCACGGGAAAAAGCCATTAGCTCCTCCACGCGGGAAACGGGAGGAGGAGCCCAAAAAACTGAAAGTGAGCCTGACTGATCCAGAGAGCGGCTACATGAATCGTAAGAACAAACCGGAAGGATTCTTTTACTTAGACCACCGGACGGTTGACCACAAATACAATATGATTACCGATGTGTATGTGACGCCAGGCAATGTCAATGATTCAACCGTGTATATGGAGCGCTTAACCCGGCAACTGGAGACCTTTGGTTTTCGAGACACCCTCGAAGCCATAGCCTTGGATTCCGGATACATGGTGCCCCATATTTGCAAACAAACGACGCCATGGATGACTGTAATTGCCGAGCGGAAACCACCCAGCAAACCCGGCTTTCTCACGAAAGAAGACTTTACCTATGATGCGAAAAAGGATGTATACGTATGTCCATTAGGACAACCACTCACGTACCGAACGACGAACCGACAAGGCTACAACGAGTATATATCATCCAAGGGGCACTGCGCGGCTTGCCCGAAAGTCACTCAATGTACTGAAAACTCCAAGCACCAGCGTACGATTCAGCGGCATGTATGGGAAGACTTCAAAGAGAAAGTACACCAAAACCGGAAAAGTCCCGAAGGCGAGAAAATCTACAAATACCGCGCTCAAACCATTGAGCGTAGCTTTGCTGATGCCAAAAATCTCCACGGGTACCGTCGATGCCGAATGCGGGGCAAAGCCAAGATGCAGGAACAGGCATTGATGACGGCCATTGCACAGAATCTGAAGAAAATGGCCCGTCACTTAGCAAAGATGGAGGCCTATGCTTTTCATTTGTGTATGAAAAAGAGTAACCTTCACTACTTTAACCGTCATTTGGGTTTCCGCATGATATTTGCAGCTTGAAAGTTTGCTTTCTCAACAGTCTGATAAAATACATCTATTACACTGACTACCTCCGAATTTTCGGTAGGTAAGAAGTTTGTGTAAGCGAGAAGAAAGTAGTTTTTTGGATGTTGTTTGTAAGTGTGGTTGTAGATTGGGATGTTTCTTCCTGCCCTTCCTGCACCGGGTATCGCACTTCAAACATCTCGTTTAGTTGAAGGAATGAATGGTAAGTGTAATTTGAAAACCATAGGAGCGATAGTCTATATAGGTTACATTTACCGTGAGGTATAATGTCTACCACCTCTCTCAAGAAAACTCATCCTTAAGGCATGGATAAATCCACTGCCGGAGGTGAAATAGGCCCTCGGATACATTTACCAAAGTTAGATATAAAGGCTCACTTACATAGGTCGTAATTAAACTATAATAGATTCGTGAGTGCTCGACATATTTTGACATTTATAATGAGGTGATAGTATAGATGATCTCTCCCTTTTTCAAAAAGAAAGATTCCATGGAGAAAGACTCAAAATCGGGTATGGGCCAAAAGTTACAACCTGTTGTAGAGCCTGAGGAGGAACAAGACGAATTGGATACAGTCGAGGCTTTATCCGGTCTGATCTCTACAGGTAAAGCACAATTGGATAAGAAGTCATTGGATTTGATCTTCGCGGTTGAGCAAATTATACAGTCTAGACAGCATGCCGAGACCAACAGTCATGAACTTCAGGATCGGTTAACGCATTCAACTGGACATGTAGAACGGTTAAACCGGGATATGAAGAACCTGAACAAGGTTATTGAAGAGAAAGAAAAGAACATCCTAGAGCTTGAGCATAAGTTGATTGAGAAGAATCTGAAGGTAGATCAGGTAATAGAGGACTATCGTGAACTTCAGACTACTATGGCTGCTGAGATTGACGAGTTAAAGAGCAGCATTGATCTGGAACAGCAAAAGTATGTGAGTGTGGTTCAGAAGCATAATGAAGCCCATTCCGATAAGCTCAAAAAAATAAATGATCTGGAAGAGAAACTGGGACGTGTGGAAGTTGAGAACTCGCATCTCAAGCAGAAGTATGACACGATACGTCAAGAAAAAGCTTACCTATCCAGCATGATTAGTGACTTTACCAATCGTATGACGTTACCCTTTGGCAATAATACCTTGACAGAGCGTAAAGACGGAAACGGAGATACATAAGAATTCATGCCAGCAAATGAAACCAATACCCTGCTAATGATTGAGTTACTGTCACTTGAGCACATACTGACAGGTTATCAGATAGAGGTAGGTCTAACCCGGAATGACGGTTATGCAAAATGCGTTCTTACTATTGATGAATATACATATACTCAGCTGAATTTACTCGGTCCCTTTAACCTTGGCAGGGTGCGGTTATCACTCTATCCCAAGTGGGACCCTTATCGAAATATACATTATAGTACACTTATAAAAATGAATAGAACCTTTAGTGAGACGTTGTATTTTGCATGCTCTGAATATTATGTATCGCAACTTCTTCAGTTAAAACAGCCAGAGAATCCCCACAACGAAGATGTGATGGTTAATCAACCGGAACTTCCCACTACTAAACCTGCACAGCCTATATACGGAAAAAGTA harbors:
- a CDS encoding IS1182 family transposase, whose amino-acid sequence is MLNEKDQGDSGKYQMEMVCLDQLVPSDHLLRLVEKHVDFSFITEKVRPYYSATQGRPSIPPIRLFKMMLIGYLFNIRSERILEQDINVNLAYRWFLGLGLSEPVPDHSTISYNRNGRFQGTDVFQEIFDEVVRLAISHRMIAGRLLITDSTHIEANANKNRYTQQMTSESPHAYLQELETAVHESRRAHGKKPLAPPRGKREEEPKKLKVSLTDPESGYMNRKNKPEGFFYLDHRTVDHKYNMITDVYVTPGNVNDSTVYMERLTRQLETFGFRDTLEAIALDSGYMVPHICKQTTPWMTVIAERKPPSKPGFLTKEDFTYDAKKDVYVCPLGQPLTYRTTNRQGYNEYISSKGHCAACPKVTQCTENSKHQRTIQRHVWEDFKEKVHQNRKSPEGEKIYKYRAQTIERSFADAKNLHGYRRCRMRGKAKMQEQALMTAIAQNLKKMARHLAKMEAYAFHLCMKKSNLHYFNRHLGFRMIFAA
- a CDS encoding DUF523 domain-containing protein, which produces MLLVSSCLAGLEVRYNGTHSLNHRIHELVREGKAMMVCPELLGGLSTPREPAEIVGGDGEDVLNGTARVRIESGRDVTDAFIKGAYETLRIAKEVGASIVVLKQNSPSCGSTHIYNGEFSNTKIPGYGVTAALLIRNGIKVISENNLSEVLETL
- a CDS encoding N-acetylglucosamine kinase, translated to MLETQDVVIGIDGGGTHTRIMVSDLMGNVLSYMETGSASVYRDLQAKQNVNQAIIEALAAAGKEFQQVRGLAAGIAGYDTEEDLEWVQELTAVEGLTCPRSHFNDAVAAHYGALLTKPGIVALSGTGSIVTALTEDGQYIRNFNFHHYAPSAARLIAYDTVYEVLAGNGVESDSALIHSMLEHWKVHTLQELHSLARQGFTEDRRSRDRTFAQFTPIITEAASKGSGIAGRVSDRAIHQIKIGIELLAPSFSGDPIPVAFTGSVINSPYFKKNLTALLALSNRRHYTVVQSKFSPVTGSVLYALSRIPGQSLHEDFITNLEKSSYTQP
- a CDS encoding AraC family transcriptional regulator, whose amino-acid sequence is MNSHGVSVSFLFPVMKTLVHRGYDWNAFCEYAAIDTSLLLNTEARIPAEDFERIVKAAALYTEDEWFGLHQGQGMSISDLGVLGYVMLHSKTLGQALAAYQQYNFIICSGFNADLEVEGEDILISMVLHNSSKAPSRHCIEDMTVSFYRMMLGLSCRAIPVKDVHFMHSPPSRTDEYIAAFGWVPQFNQKSNTLRLGKEILDYPVLSADPRLLGIFEAIAEEVRTKLTQGTVLTEELNRWIIECMPTHFPTLQEAARYMRMSVRTLQAKLKKENTAYNRMANEVRKELALRYLDKPEYTIAEIAYLLHFSEPSALQSAFRKWMGVTPGEYRQRAAVASR
- a CDS encoding NAD(P)H-dependent oxidoreductase, whose product is MIAVYPSYHGEGGIQLKNNIAVIIGHPNRKSYCNALAVAYAKGAVGTGADVRVIDLGDISFEPNLKHGYQQRTELEKDLITAQETIRWADHLVFVYPNWWGTMPAILKGFIDRVFLPGYSFNTKPNSYSIEKLLKGKTARLIVTMDSPPWYYRLVLKRAGHLIMKRAILQFCGVKPVWITEIGMVKTSPKDVREKWLKKIEALGVKRA